One part of the Candidatus Eremiobacteraceae bacterium genome encodes these proteins:
- the rho gene encoding transcription termination factor Rho translates to MIHELLSVRQLEEKTRAELVEYAKLLEIKDLQRIKKRELIVPILEAQAKAAGLHFAIGVLEMMQEGYGFLRRENMRPGPHDVYISQSQIRRFELRTGDLVAGQIREPKDNEKYQGILKVEAVNGEDPEAIRGRPQFDKLIPIYPESRLKMETSPLEMCGRVFDLFCPIGNGQRGLIVSPPKAGKTTLLKKIANAIASNHPDVDLFALLVDERPEEVTDMRRSIEGEVVSSTFDEHPDSHTAVAELTLERCKRLVELGHDVVILLDSITRLARAWNQVMPTTGRTLSGGLDTSALHRPKRFFGAARNIENGGSLTIIATALIETGSKMDDVIFEEFKGTGNMEINLVRKLADSRIFPAVDIKRSGTRHEELLLSEIELRKVVMLRRATAVLGTQEMTELVLERFRRTDGNEDFLKSVTKEAMSMAGDGER, encoded by the coding sequence GTGATCCACGAATTGCTCTCCGTGCGCCAGCTCGAAGAGAAGACGCGCGCGGAACTCGTCGAGTATGCGAAGCTGCTCGAGATCAAAGATCTCCAGCGCATCAAGAAGCGCGAACTCATAGTCCCTATCCTCGAAGCGCAGGCAAAAGCGGCCGGTCTCCACTTCGCCATCGGCGTGCTCGAGATGATGCAAGAGGGCTACGGCTTCTTGCGCCGCGAGAACATGCGGCCGGGCCCGCACGACGTCTATATCTCACAGTCGCAGATCCGTCGCTTCGAATTGCGCACGGGAGATCTCGTCGCCGGGCAGATCCGCGAACCCAAAGACAACGAGAAGTATCAAGGCATCTTGAAAGTGGAGGCGGTCAACGGAGAAGATCCCGAAGCCATCCGCGGCCGGCCGCAATTCGACAAGCTGATACCCATCTATCCAGAATCGCGACTCAAGATGGAGACCTCACCGCTTGAGATGTGCGGCCGAGTCTTCGATCTTTTCTGCCCCATCGGCAACGGCCAGCGCGGCCTGATCGTCTCGCCGCCCAAGGCCGGCAAAACGACACTCCTCAAGAAGATCGCAAATGCGATCGCTTCCAATCATCCGGACGTGGATCTCTTCGCGCTGCTCGTCGACGAGCGGCCGGAAGAAGTCACGGACATGCGCCGGTCGATTGAAGGCGAGGTCGTCTCGTCCACGTTCGACGAGCATCCGGACTCGCACACCGCGGTGGCAGAACTCACGCTCGAGCGCTGCAAGCGGCTTGTCGAACTCGGCCACGACGTCGTGATCCTGCTCGATTCCATCACGCGCCTCGCGCGCGCGTGGAACCAAGTCATGCCGACAACGGGCCGGACGCTTTCCGGCGGCCTCGACACAAGTGCCCTGCACCGGCCCAAACGATTCTTCGGCGCGGCACGCAACATCGAGAACGGGGGCTCGCTCACCATCATCGCCACCGCGCTCATCGAGACAGGTTCAAAGATGGACGACGTGATCTTTGAGGAGTTCAAAGGCACGGGCAATATGGAGATCAATCTGGTCCGCAAACTCGCTGACAGCCGGATATTCCCGGCGGTCGACATCAAGCGGTCGGGCACGCGACACGAAGAGCTGCTGCTCAGCGAGATCGAGCTCCGCAAGGTCGTCATGCTGCGCAGAGCTACAGCCGTGCTCGGCACGCAGGAGATGACCGAGCTCGTTCTCGAGCGGTTCCGGCGCACGGACGGCAATGAAGACTTCCTCAAGTCAGTGACCAAAGAAGCCATGTCCATGGCGGGCGACGGCGAACGGTAG